Proteins found in one Salvia splendens isolate huo1 chromosome 10, SspV2, whole genome shotgun sequence genomic segment:
- the LOC121752189 gene encoding protein LTV1 homolog, protein MGKKKFFDKKKSATFQLMARDTSDPNYSSDPMGDRVFVRVDNNEYIPTTMEDSADPDSIYADAPDDYDDEDPYGGSGEVVDHKSKTTGLPDHIRREILELGFPDDGYNYLAHMREIKNTGGGSTYFNNPKADVHQLPQDVKAYDASRVEVSNLSDAVEKSIYSVAAKTVDVRLHKVLDPEIAALLDDRNSSDFGSDVEDLEEDFVVKANLFEGSVGQEVDETFIGEELDEKLSFASGSRFNHPGVQDTIASGSTENRSSSCLDNEKPRVRRPLDEQFDMLELQEYGSDNKEEFMGYMDEEDCQESLKEKLSNALEGHPLNVLHHNNEELDDEPPELTAEVIRRCREYAEVFEDQDDQEVVLVEESSDEAEAWDCETIVTTYSTLDNHPAKIGAPEGRRKKKMAEALSGSATGTNQVITLRGRERLPVDFLPANRKRVEEKTKDEKDVNNKKSDLHKKKPRAQESKEEKKERKSAVKLERREARQLKKETKEIYKSESHRAQKVAAFTGPSSIHLM, encoded by the exons ATGGGGAAGAAGAAATTCTTTGATAAGAAAAAATCGGCCACATTCCAGCTCATGGCCAGGGACACATCTGATCCGAATTACTCATCGGACCCAATGGGTGATCGTGTTTTTGTCCGTGTAGACAACAATGAGTATATACCTACCACAATGGAAGACTCCGCTGATCCTGACTCAATTTATGCTGATGCCCCTGATGATTATGATGATGAGGATCCATATGGTGGCTCTGGAGAAGTGGTTGACCACAAATCTAAAACTACGGGATTGCCTGATCATATACGAAGGGAGATTCTGGAGCTAGGGTTTCCAGATGATGGGTACAATTATCTGGCCCATATGCGGGAGATAAAGAACACAGGCGGTGGTTCAACATATTTTAATAATCCCAAGGCTGATGTCCATCAGCTTCCGCAAGATGTTAAG GCCTATGATGCTTCAAGGGTTGAGGTTTCCAATCTGAGTGATGCCGTTGAGAAATCTATTTACAGTGTGGCAGCAAAGACTGTTGATGTGAGATTACATAAAGTGCTGGACCCTGAGATTGCGGCATTGCTAGATGATCGTAACTCTTCGGACTTTGGGTCTGATGTTGAGGACTTGGAAGAGGATTTTGTCGTCAAAGCAAATCTTTTCGAAGGAAGTGTTGGTCAAGAAGTTGATGAGACGTTTATTGGTGAAGAACTTGATGAGAAGTTGAGTTTTGCTTCAGGCTCAAGGTTTAATCATCCAGGGGTTCAGGACACCATTGCATCTGGCTCAACAGAGAATAGGTCTTCTTCATGCTTAGATAATGAGAAGCCTAGAGTTCGTCGCCCACTTGATGAGCAGTTTGATATG CTTGAGCTCCAAGAATATGGTTCTGACAACAAAGAAGAATTTATGGGGTACATGGATGAGGAAGATTGCCAAGAGTCCCTTAAAGAAAAGCTGAGCAATGCTCTTGAGGGCCATCCATTAAATGTCTTGCATCATAACAATGAAGAACTTGATGATGAGCCCCCTGAACTAACTGCTGAAGTGATTCGCCGATGCAGAGAATATGCTGAAGTGTTTGAAGATCAAGATGATCAAGAAGTAGTGCTGGTTGAAGAGAGCAGCGATGAAGCAGAAGCTTGGGACTGTGAGACTATTGTAACTACTTATTCAACACTCGACAATCACCCTGCTAAAATAGGAGCTCCAGaagggaggaggaagaagaagatggctGAGGCATTGTCTGGATCTGCTACTGGCACCAACCAAGTTATAACACttagagggagagagagacttCCCGTAGACTTTTTGCCTGCTAATAGAAAAAGAGTTGAAGAGAAGACAAAAGACGAGAAAGATGTGAATAACAAGAAAAGTGATCTACATAAAAAGAAGCCACGCGCACAAGAGTCGAAGGAggaaaagaaagagaggaag TCTGCTGTGAAATTAGAACGACGCGAGGCACGGCAAttgaaaaaggaaacaaaagaGATTTATAAGTCTGAGTCTCATCGTGCTCAAAAAGTTGCAGCTTTCACTGGACCTTCATCTATTCATCTCAT GTAA
- the LOC121750092 gene encoding RNA polymerase II degradation factor 1-like: protein MASARAPNSGSKSFDFGSDDILCSHEDYGNQDGNNGIHTDPSIAPNPSKEFNKSRMARSAVFPASTYSTPEESSFSHDVISTVGNTMKKYTDNIMRFLEGISSRLSQLELYCYNLDKSIGEMHADWVRDHGEADSKLRSLEKHVQEVHRSVQILRDKQELADTQKELAKLQLAQKDSTSANTKQQNEERTSAPASEPKSAENSSDYHDQQLALALPHQVAPQPSHHARPVEPQHPSIAPQSSMPPQSMAQVQAYCLPPQQMNNIPPPQQSQTQYLPAQSQVQDLSRMAPQQSQPQGNMSPQVQSYPQQWSQQQPVQQSQQTAMPPQIRASSPMVYSPYPSGQPNQSPSEMAPGSMHMQVSFAGASRPGSAGSDGLPYGYGAPPARPIQQQVPTQQHKTGYTAQSGDGYMPGGPRPQLPPGNTYMVFDGESGKAHHLPPQPQFQQNVYPQNSIPPQNPPRVPSSNMLGPPQPMRGHPYSELIEKLSSMGYRSDHVLGVIQRLEESGQAIDFNAVLDRLNGHPSGSQRGW from the exons ATGGCATCGGCACGCGCCCCAAATTCGGGTTCAAAATCGTTCGATTTCGGCTCAGATGATATTCTATGTTCTCACGAGGATTACGGAAATCAGGATGGAAATAATGGTATCCACACCGATCCTTCCATTGCACCCAATCCCTCCAAG GAGTTTAACAAAAGCAGAATGGCGAGATCAGCTGTTTTTCCTGCATCAACTTATAGTACACCTGAAGAATCATCATTTAGTCATGATGTAATCTCCACTGTTGGTAACACCATGAAGAAATACACTGACAATATCATGCGTTTTCTTGAGGGAATTAGTTCACGGCTGTCACAGTTGGAATTATACTGTTACAATCTGGACAAATCAATTGGAGAAATGCACGCTGACTGGGTTCGTGATCATGGAGAGGCAGATTCCAAGCTCAGATCTCTGGAGAAGCATGTTCAAGAG GTGCACAGGTCTGTGCAGATTTTAAGAGATAAGCAGGAACTTGCTGATACTCAGAAGGAGTTAGCCAAACTTCAGCTTGCACAAAAGGATTCCACTTCAGCTAACACTAAACAACAGAATGAGGAGAGAACTTCTGCACCTGCTTCTGAACCTAAAAGTGCAGAGAACTCATCAGATTATCATGATCAGCAGTTGGCACTCGCACTACCTCATCAAGTAGCTCCACAGCCCTCTCACCATGCTCGGCCAGTTGAGCCTCAGCATCCTTCAATTGCACCCCAGTCATCCATGCCTCCACAGAGTATGGCGCAAGTACAGGCATACTGCTTACCTCCTCAACAAATGAACAATATACCCCCACCCCAACAATCTCAAACTCAGTACCTGCCGGCACAATCTCAAGTTCAAGACCTCTCCAGAATGGCACCACAGCAGTCCCAGCCTCAGGGAAACATGAGCCCGCAGGTTCAGTCATATCCACAGCAGTGGTCCCAGCAGCAGCCTGTTCAACAATCCCAACAGACAGCTATGCCACCACAGATTAGAGCATCCTCTCCAATGGTTTACTCTCCCTATCCTTCTGGTCAGCCAAATCAATCTCCTTCTGAAATGGCTCCTGGAAGCATGCATATGCAGGTATCATTTGCAGGAGCATCTCGACCTGGTTCGGCAGGTTCTGATGGATTACCTTATGGGTACGGTGCTCCTCCTGCCAGGCCAATTCAACAGCAGGTCCCGACACAACAACATAAGACTGGATACACAGCACAATCAGGAGATGGTTACATGCCTGGCGGGCCTCGTCCCCAACTTCCTCCAGGAAACACTTACATGGTTTTCGATGGAGAATCAGGAAAGGCGCATCATCTGCCTCCACAGCCTCAGTTCCAACAAAATGTTTATCCTCAGAATAGCATCCCTCCACAAAATCCACCACGTGTTCCTAGCAGTAATATGTTGGGCCCACCTCAGCCCATGCGTGGCCATCCTTACAGTGAGCTGATAGAGAAGCTGAGCAGCATGGGATACAGAAGCGACCACGTTCTTGGTGTCATTCAGAGGCTGGAAGAGAGTGGCCAGGCTATCGATTTCAATGCTGTGCTTGACAGGTTAAACGGACACCCTTCTGGTTCTCAGAGAGGATGGTAA
- the LOC121750091 gene encoding protein SMAX1-LIKE 6-like — protein sequence MPTPVGTARQCLSNSAAAVLDDAVAAARRRSHAQTTTLHVVSALLAVPASPLRDACTRAWSSAFSPRRQFRALELCVGVALDRVSASKSAAAEEPPVSNSLMAAIKRSQASQRRHPETFHLYQQQLNSSSPQGTPSISAVKVELKHFLTSILDDPIVSRVFGDAGFRTQEIKLAVLNPLSVSRFAFTASRPPPLYACGLDNFELDKRARSFPFIDAAAVEKLDENPRKIGEVLLKKTRRNPLLIGAAGNDAYRNFVDCLKKGEAGVLPKELDGLTVFSIEREISECIGERFSEEMVGLKFKEVHELVENCQGTGIIANCGDLKAFLDAELVEFASNVVLKLKRLLINRGGKLWLIGFLADDDGYKNLIELFPCIEMDLDLHLLPITASSMGVNPFKSSLMRSFVPFGGFFSMSSELKSPCTNVTKPMKLCSSCNEKYEKEVSDVPKGVSTNSVADKQSVNLSPWLQIAECETSKKSCTEEANKDKTILDAKILALQRKWSGICQRLHHSQASQVDTTLPKPHTFIAKTLQHVPTRKDAVSAGSLSDGNNVTNMSTCMLSDSSRVIVQAEVPAQGLGMNDFQKSYSSQQRMSLPIVCTSSTSVVSVATDLTLGTFWDSSGDFRRNPSLRDDCSGLQNFESSRSLEKSLTQLSQSSSYSQHHGKQMYAKDLEHQWHVLAEKVYWQSEAIQIIGRTVSRCKNENARYHCSKKRNLWLSFVGPDKVGKRKIAASVAEIAFGREDHLLYLDLSTHDTNTFSYVVDCYDSKYLKMQPGRELIIDYLAGMLSKHLDSVVLLENVEKADFLVRSSLSQAIKTGRFPDSRGRTIFLGNNIFILASSVVMGSKDLLFGKEATEFPEETILEAKNMQMQFLVEPVGDIYRRNSSTVVSLFSSEITPNQLCSSKRKLMNVGSTKGDISKRACQLSRSFDLNLPVDCGGEDSDIDKSDDDYSDDSEAWLGELLELVDEKVVSKPFDFDSLSQKILREIDAMLRKIVGATVLLEIDRQVMVQILAAAWLAEREDALTDWIEQVLCSGIDEACKRCNVASDFVLKLVPCDDVLVAKAQASRVCLPAKINV from the exons ATGCCGACGCCGGTGGGTACAGCCCGCCAATGCTTGTCGAACTCGGCGGCGGCGGTGCTGGACGACGCCGTGGCGGCGGCCAGGCGCCGCAGCCACGCGCAGACGACCACGCTGCACGTGGTGTCCGCTCTACTGGCTGTGCCTGCCTCTCCTCTCCGCGATGCCTGCACACGCGCCTGGAGCAGCGCGTTCTCCCCACGGCGCCAGTTCCGCGCCCTGGAGCTCTGCGTCGGCGTCGCGCTCGATAGGGtttcggcgtcaaaatcggccgCCGCGGAGGAGCCGCCGGTTTCGAACTCTCTGATGGCGGCGATCAAGAGATCGCAGGCGAGCCAGAGGCGCCATCCGGAGACGTTCCATCTGTATCAGCAGCAGCTGAATTCGAGTTCGCCGCAGGGTACGCCGTCGATTTCCGCGGTGAAAGTTGAGCTGAAGCATTTCTTAACTTCGATTTTAGATGATCCGATCGTCAGCCGCGTCTTCGGCGATGCCGGGTTCCGGACTCAGGAGATCAAGCTGGCGGTTCTGAATCCTCTCTCTGTGTCCAGATTCGCTTTCACGGCATCACGGCCGCCGCCTCTGTATGCGTGTGGTCTGGACAATTTCGAGCTGGACAAACGCGCTCGCAGTTTCCCCTTCATCGATGCTGCTGCGGTGGAGAAACTCGATGAGAATCCGAGAAAAATTGGGGAAGTTCTGTTGAAGAAAACTAGGAGAAATCCCTTGCTCATTGGCGCGGCTGGAAATGATGCTTATAGGAACTTTGTAGATTGTTTGAAGAAGGGCGAAGCTGGAGTTTTGCCTAAAGAACTTGATGGATTGACTGTGTTTTCGATCGAACGTGAGATTTCTGAGTGCATCGGTGAGCGTTTCAGCGAAGAGATGGTAGGGTTGAAGTTCAAAGAAGTCCATGAATTAGTCGAAAATTGCCAGGGCACCGGGATTATCGCCAACTGTGGGGATTTGAAGGCATTTTTGGATGCTGAATTGGTGGAATTTGCCAGTAATGTGGTTTTGAAGCTGAAGAGGTTGTTGATCAACCGTGGTGGAAAGCTGTGGTTGATCGGCTTCTTGGCTGATGATGATGGCTACAAGAATCTGATAGAGCTGTTTCCTTGTATTGAGATGGATCTGGATTTGCATCTGCTGCCTATCACTGCTTCATCCATGGGAGTAAACCCTTTCAAGTCCAG CTTGATGAGGTCTTTTGTTCCATTTGGTGGATTCTTCTCTATGTCATCTGAGCTTAAAAGTCCATGCACAAATGTTACGAAACCCATGAAACTATGCAGCTCGTGCAATGAAAAGTATGAGAAAGAAGTTTCTGATGTCCCGAAGGGAGTTTCAACCAATTCAGTTGCTGATAAGCAATCAGTAAATTTATCTCCATGGCTGCAAATTGCTGAATGTGAAACAAGCAAGAAATCCTGCACGGAAGAG GCTAATAAAGACAAAACTATATTGGATGCAAAAATATTGGCCTTGCAGAGAAAATGGAGTGGCATCTGCCAGAGGCTTCATCACTCTCAGGCATCTCAAGTGGATACAACTCTACCAAAGCCACATACTTTTATTGCAAAAACGCTGCAGCATGTACCCACACGAAAAGATGCAGTTAGTGCGGGTTCATTATCCGATGGAAACAATGTAACTAATATGAGTACTTGCATGCTGTCAGACTCTTCCAGAGTAATTGTGCAGGCTGAAGTACCAGCACAAGGTTTGGGGATGAATGATTTTCAGAAGTCATATAGCTCTCAGCAAAGGATGAGCCTGCCCATTGTTTGCACATCTTCAACCTCTGTTGTCTCTGTGGCCACAGATTTGACGCTTGGAACATTTTGGGATTCTTCTGGGGACTTCAGAAGAAATCCCAGCTTGCGAGATGATTGCAGTGGTCTTCAGAATTTTGAATCATCTAGAAGCCTTGAGAAGTCTCTGACTCAACTTTCTCAATCTTCATCTTATTCTCAACATCATGGAAAGCAGATGTATGCAAAGGACCTCGAACACCAATGGCATGTTCTGGCTGAAAAGGTTTATTGGCAGTCGGAAGCCATTCAAATTATTGGTCGAACTGTGTCACGATGCAAAAATGAAAATGCAAGATATCATTGCTCAAAGAAGAGGAATCTTTGGCTGAGCTTTGTGGGGCCTGATAAAGTTGGGAAGAGAAAAATAGCTGCATCTGTTGCCGAGATAGCATTTGGGAGAGAGGAccacttgctatatttggatcTTTCTACTCATGATACGAACACATTCAGCTACGTTGTTGATTGTTATGATTCAAAATACCTCAAAATGCAGCCTGGGAGGGAACTGATAATTGACTACCTTGCTGGAATGTTGAGCAAGCATCTGGACTCTGTTGTGCTCCTTGAAAATGTTGAAAAGGCTGATTTCTTGGTTCGATCTAGTTTATCTCAAGCCATCAAAACAGGTAGATTTCCAGATTCACGTGGCAGGACCATCTTCCTCGGTAACAACATATTTATCCTTGCCTCATCTGTCGTAATGGGAAGTAAAGATCTGCTTTTTGGCAAAGAAGCCACTGAGTTTCCAGAAGAAACAATTTTGGAGGCCAAAAATATGCAGATGCAATTTTTAGTAGAACCTGTTGGTGATATCTACAGAAGGAATAGCTCTACAGTCGTTTCACTTTTCTCAAGTGAAATAACCCCTAACCAATTATGTTCGAGTAAAAGAAAATTGATGAATGTTGGCTCAACCAAAGGTGATATATCGAAACGTGCTTGTCAACTGTCCAGATCCTTTGACTTAAACTTGCCTGTTGATTGCGGGGGAGAGGATAGTGATATTGACAAAAGTGATGATGATTACTCGGATGATTCAGAGGCGTGGTTGGGAGAGTTGCTCGAGCTTGTGGATGAGAAGGTGGTGTCTAAACCATTTGACTTCGATTCTCTCTCTCAGAAGATATTAAGGGAGATAGATGCAATGTTGAGAAAGATAGTTGGAGCCACTGTTCTTCTAGAAATTGATAGACAAGTAATGGTCCAAATACTTGCAGCTGCTTGGTTGGCAGAAAGAGAGGACGCATTGACGGATTGGATTGAGCAGGTTCTCTGTTCGGGCATAGATGAAGCCTGTAAAAGGTGCAATGTTGCTTCTGATTTTGTATTGAAATTAGTACCCTGTGACGACGTGCTTGTTGCGAAAGCACAAGCCTCTAGAGTGTGTCTTCCAGCGAAAATAAACGTTTAA